One region of Candidatus Woesearchaeota archaeon genomic DNA includes:
- the tgt gene encoding tRNA guanosine(34) transglycosylase Tgt, translating to MYKILKEDPKTKARIGKLKTRHGIAETPFFMPVATKASVKLITSDELKGMGAKAIICNSLVLFLRPGLEIIKKANGLHKFMNFNDVIFTDSGGFQTADRSFTPAMTNKGVLFKSPFDGAPHLITPEKAAKIQEELGSDVAMVLDDMPAYGKSREYVIESLRRTHDWALRFKNSHKDSKQLFFGITQGGTFKDLRKISCEFISKLDFDGIALGGLCIGEPKKLMYNMIDYSERFLPKEKPRYLMGVGSPEDLIDCVSHGIDIFDSCMPTRNARHGTLFTSNGKVLIENREYKEDFKSLDENCSCYVCKNHTRAYLNYLLRMKEPTGLRLLSYHNVYFIQNLMKEIRSSIKENRFWKFRKEFLKGYLKKR from the coding sequence ATGTATAAAATTCTCAAAGAAGACCCAAAAACAAAGGCAAGGATAGGAAAATTAAAAACAAGGCACGGCATAGCTGAAACTCCTTTTTTCATGCCAGTTGCAACAAAGGCAAGCGTGAAATTAATAACATCTGACGAGCTAAAAGGCATGGGAGCAAAAGCAATAATCTGCAATTCTCTTGTCTTGTTTTTAAGGCCCGGCCTGGAAATAATAAAAAAGGCAAATGGCCTGCACAAGTTCATGAATTTCAATGATGTGATCTTTACAGATTCTGGCGGATTCCAGACAGCAGACAGGTCATTTACACCGGCTATGACAAACAAAGGAGTTTTATTCAAAAGCCCTTTTGATGGCGCGCCTCATCTTATAACGCCTGAAAAAGCTGCCAAAATACAGGAAGAGCTTGGCTCAGATGTTGCAATGGTATTGGATGATATGCCTGCTTACGGTAAAAGCAGGGAATATGTCATTGAATCATTAAGAAGAACCCATGACTGGGCATTACGATTTAAGAATTCTCACAAAGATTCAAAGCAATTGTTTTTCGGCATAACACAGGGAGGAACTTTCAAGGATCTTAGAAAGATAAGCTGCGAATTCATTTCAAAGCTTGATTTTGACGGCATTGCATTAGGCGGATTATGCATTGGGGAGCCTAAAAAATTAATGTACAATATGATCGATTACTCTGAAAGGTTCCTGCCAAAGGAAAAGCCCCGCTATCTGATGGGTGTTGGGTCGCCGGAAGATCTTATTGACTGTGTCAGCCATGGCATCGATATATTTGACAGCTGCATGCCTACAAGGAATGCAAGGCACGGAACATTGTTCACATCAAATGGAAAAGTCCTGATCGAAAACAGGGAATATAAAGAAGACTTCAAATCATTAGATGAAAACTGCAGCTGCTATGTCTGCAAGAATCATACAAGAGCTTATCTGAATTATCTGCTGAGGATGAAGGAGCCAACTGGATTAAGGTTGTTAAGCTACCATAACGTTTATTTCATACAGAATTTGATGAAGGAGATCAGATCATCAATAAAGGAAAACAGGTTTTGGAAGTTCAGGAAAGAGTTTTTGAAAGGGTATCTGAAGAAAAGATAA
- a CDS encoding putative Ig domain-containing protein has translation MDYAFSFCDNPAALDCTSSYSVSGGAGAPYTFSAAGLPLGLFLSPNGELSGKIPKEAQEGERTFRVCAIDSARVEDCKDVKLSIKKNTALKYRLVLKSTKTYSGEVVNFNYCGGSAKEDGSIIFEIDEVIVLTQPPSSWNQNTPYTSNEYDVITDEYGYTSTDNVRHLQVPMKASGSAATSYDFCEYSTTECNSDSFSASYGIKVPIEMTLDASGLTVYIDNPYVKDNPHLEAGDISQMTCSSPGIAEYILKKMAVESPFVRENSYRKAVFDANGGTLAGQYEDMNPYTYAFGAASGRTSRHLEWTLAVEIIK, from the coding sequence ATGGATTATGCATTCAGTTTCTGCGATAATCCTGCTGCATTGGACTGCACAAGCAGCTATTCGGTTTCAGGCGGTGCTGGCGCTCCTTATACTTTTTCTGCTGCTGGACTGCCGCTTGGTCTCTTTCTCAGCCCGAATGGAGAGCTGAGCGGGAAGATACCAAAAGAGGCACAGGAAGGAGAGCGAACATTCAGGGTATGCGCAATAGACTCAGCGCGTGTTGAGGACTGCAAGGATGTTAAGCTGAGCATAAAGAAAAATACTGCACTGAAATACAGATTAGTCTTAAAATCAACCAAAACTTATAGTGGAGAAGTGGTTAACTTCAATTATTGCGGCGGATCTGCAAAGGAGGATGGCTCAATAATATTTGAGATTGATGAAGTTATTGTGCTGACACAGCCTCCTAGTTCGTGGAACCAAAATACCCCATATACTTCTAACGAATATGACGTCATAACAGACGAATACGGCTACACTTCTACAGACAATGTCAGGCATCTGCAAGTGCCTATGAAAGCATCCGGCAGCGCTGCAACTTCCTATGATTTTTGCGAATACAGCACTACTGAATGCAATTCAGATTCTTTCAGCGCCAGTTATGGCATCAAAGTCCCGATAGAAATGACATTAGATGCATCCGGCCTTACAGTATATATTGATAATCCTTATGTCAAAGATAATCCGCATCTTGAAGCAGGGGACATCTCCCAGATGACTTGCAGCAGCCCCGGCATTGCAGAATATATCCTGAAAAAAATGGCAGTAGAATCGCCATTTGTCCGCGAAAATAGTTACAGGAAGGCAGTTTTCGATGCCAATGGCGGCACACTTGCAGGTCAATATGAAGATATGAACCCTTATACTTATGCTTTTGGAGCAGCTTCAGGAAGAACATCGAGGCATCTGGAATGGACGCTGGCTGTGGAGATAATTAAGTAG
- a CDS encoding transglutaminase domain-containing protein, with protein sequence MKKTSIILTFLFLINILLVSALSEDRAVQESRYLTISLGLNSAVNITPTSYSYYVDHVSVLLPFMPRDDYRQKTLSLITVPDAAEENGSLKYLWKNPEKTNLNFALNSQIETSSSYLEIRKKADFPIKTLPEDVIVYTKPSTKIDSGDPDIINMASSLAEGETDLYVVAYKAASWVTKNIKYDLSTLTADVSQNASWVLENREGVCDELSVLLIAMLRSLGIPARFVSGISYTNSPLFKERWGFHGWTEVYFPEYGWIPFDPTYGQYGYMDAGHIKLNAAADPDDVTTKYESSGRNIQIEAGKLHVEASIINNREKNPDYTAVSAKMLYDKVGYGSYNLAEAEVENLRDHYVTEAFFLAKTSNIQNITAREQKILLKPYEKKMLYWMIKVEEGLQQGNVYFEFPILVYSSQNISAETKFNAYPDEYAYSYDGVNNILKQKTEEEKKSYSKSITLNCSSEKEAYLGTADVNCRIKNTGNIMLNDLNVCIKADCRSIDLGISEEKEAIFEVVVDKAGKNIIIAEAKNSDVSKAAYLEIMGLDKPSLSIDDLEYPSEMKFNDVVNISFLIKKNSLSNPKNTAIEYWRNKDLQKWQLGELANDQKIKIRIKGAELSKENTIKIIITYEDKNGKSYKEEKEFRIRLVDLTLWQNIRLFFRGLFGFK encoded by the coding sequence ATGAAGAAGACTTCAATTATTTTAACATTTCTATTTTTAATAAATATTCTCTTAGTTTCAGCCTTGTCTGAAGACAGGGCAGTCCAGGAAAGCAGGTATTTAACAATAAGCCTTGGCCTGAATTCTGCAGTGAATATAACTCCGACATCTTATTCTTATTATGTAGATCATGTTTCTGTTCTGCTGCCTTTCATGCCGAGAGATGATTACAGGCAGAAGACTCTCAGCCTTATAACTGTGCCTGATGCTGCAGAAGAGAATGGCTCTTTGAAATACCTGTGGAAGAATCCTGAAAAAACCAATTTGAACTTTGCTTTAAATTCACAGATAGAAACAAGCAGCAGTTATCTTGAAATAAGGAAAAAGGCAGATTTCCCAATAAAAACACTGCCTGAAGATGTCATTGTTTACACAAAGCCATCAACAAAGATAGACTCAGGTGATCCTGATATAATAAACATGGCATCAAGCCTTGCAGAAGGTGAAACTGACCTGTACGTTGTTGCCTATAAGGCTGCATCATGGGTCACAAAAAACATAAAGTATGATTTAAGCACGTTAACTGCAGATGTAAGCCAGAATGCTTCCTGGGTGCTGGAGAACAGGGAAGGCGTATGCGATGAATTGTCTGTCTTGCTTATTGCAATGCTCCGCTCATTGGGAATTCCGGCAAGATTTGTTTCTGGCATTTCTTATACAAACTCGCCATTGTTCAAGGAGAGATGGGGATTTCACGGATGGACTGAAGTTTATTTCCCGGAATATGGGTGGATCCCTTTTGATCCAACATATGGGCAGTACGGATATATGGATGCCGGCCATATAAAGCTGAATGCAGCAGCAGATCCTGATGATGTAACAACAAAATACGAGTCAAGCGGCCGCAATATACAGATCGAGGCAGGCAAATTACATGTTGAGGCTTCAATAATAAACAATAGAGAGAAAAATCCGGATTATACTGCTGTTTCAGCAAAAATGCTTTATGATAAAGTCGGCTATGGCTCTTACAACCTTGCTGAGGCAGAAGTTGAAAATTTAAGGGATCATTATGTAACAGAAGCTTTTTTCCTTGCCAAGACTTCAAATATCCAGAATATAACTGCAAGAGAACAGAAAATACTGCTGAAGCCATACGAGAAAAAGATGCTTTACTGGATGATAAAAGTAGAGGAAGGCCTGCAGCAGGGCAATGTTTACTTTGAATTTCCAATTCTTGTTTATTCTTCGCAGAATATAAGCGCAGAAACAAAGTTTAATGCATATCCTGATGAGTATGCTTATTCTTATGATGGTGTGAACAATATATTGAAACAAAAAACAGAAGAAGAGAAAAAGAGTTACTCAAAGAGCATCACTTTAAACTGTAGCTCTGAAAAAGAAGCTTATCTCGGAACAGCTGATGTTAATTGCAGAATAAAGAATACAGGAAATATAATGCTCAATGACCTTAATGTTTGCATTAAAGCTGATTGTAGATCTATAGATTTGGGAATAAGCGAGGAAAAAGAAGCAATTTTTGAAGTTGTTGTTGATAAAGCTGGAAAAAACATAATTATTGCAGAAGCAAAGAATAGCGATGTTTCAAAAGCAGCTTATTTGGAGATTATGGGCTTAGATAAGCCTTCTTTATCGATAGATGACTTAGAATATCCTTCGGAGATGAAATTCAATGACGTTGTTAATATTTCATTTTTAATAAAGAAGAATTCGCTGTCAAATCCAAAAAATACTGCAATCGAGTACTGGAGAAATAAGGATCTGCAAAAATGGCAATTAGGAGAGCTTGCAAATGACCAGAAGATTAAAATTAGAATTAAGGGAGCAGAGCTTTCAAAGGAAAATACGATCAAAATAATAATAACTTATGAAGACAAAAATGGCAAAAGCTACAAGGAAGAAAAAGAGTTCAGGATAAGGCTCGTTGATCTTACATTGTGGCAGAATATAAGGCTGTTTTTCAGGGGATTGTTTGGGTTTAAATAA
- a CDS encoding HAD hydrolase-like protein, with translation MAKAKIYDYNGPIMDIAPFFDFLKAKDPKLYFDYCILGKKDRSKKDQYRPAVVELYEEAIQKGLFPAKLIPGIEERLNKDLAEGYKPLIFTTVPHDTMASQTKETGISKIFPNDSIITLTDIIKYGGLKEGIGKENPEVYQQLIKYLSGFESLETYVDDSEQRLSAAHEANISFKDTGKGIKRLYLFNPEAEKSPMKKEFYTLVNNPMHVE, from the coding sequence ATGGCAAAAGCAAAAATTTACGATTATAATGGGCCAATAATGGATATTGCTCCATTTTTCGATTTTCTTAAAGCCAAGGATCCGAAGCTTTATTTTGACTATTGTATTTTAGGAAAAAAGGATAGAAGCAAGAAAGACCAATATAGGCCTGCTGTAGTGGAATTATATGAAGAGGCGATACAAAAAGGGCTGTTTCCTGCCAAGTTAATTCCCGGCATAGAGGAAAGGCTAAATAAGGATTTGGCAGAAGGCTATAAACCTCTTATATTTACAACTGTGCCGCATGATACTATGGCATCACAAACAAAGGAGACTGGAATCAGCAAAATTTTTCCTAACGATTCTATAATAACACTTACCGATATCATAAAATATGGCGGCCTCAAAGAAGGAATAGGCAAAGAGAACCCTGAAGTTTATCAGCAGCTTATCAAATATTTATCGGGTTTTGAGAGCCTAGAAACTTATGTTGATGATTCTGAACAAAGGCTATCAGCAGCACATGAAGCAAATATTTCCTTTAAAGACACAGGAAAGGGAATAAAGAGACTGTACCTTTTTAATCCCGAGGCAGAAAAGTCGCCAATGAAAAAAGAATTCTATACTTTGGTAAATAACCCGATGCATGTTGAGTAA
- a CDS encoding aminopeptidase produces MNSLQKAALRILKKCMGLGKRDSCLIIFDENKKSIADALFKAASGISKAKLLQIPIGKQHGEEPPLHAAKEMLKHSVIMLATTKSLSHTKSRRDATKKGARIASMPGINEDMFLRAASVDYSKVSERSKKLISFLKNKEIVKIKTKSGTNIALNIKNRQLHGDAAGLYIKKGTWGNIPEGEVSLSPNEGSANGIFIVDASILGKVDKPVRITVKNGFAAKIEGGKTALKLKKELEKIKNKNAYNIAELGIGMNDKAKIIGNVLEDEKVLGTAHIALGNNASYGGKVNVPLHLDGIFKKPTISVDGKIMMKNGKLLI; encoded by the coding sequence ATGAATTCTTTGCAAAAAGCAGCTTTAAGGATATTAAAGAAATGCATGGGTTTGGGCAAAAGAGATTCTTGCTTGATTATCTTTGATGAAAATAAGAAAAGCATTGCAGATGCCTTGTTCAAGGCTGCATCAGGAATTTCTAAGGCGAAACTGCTGCAGATTCCAATTGGAAAGCAGCATGGAGAAGAGCCGCCTTTGCATGCTGCAAAAGAGATGCTGAAGCACAGTGTAATAATGCTTGCAACAACAAAATCATTATCTCATACAAAATCAAGAAGGGATGCAACTAAAAAAGGAGCGAGGATTGCTTCAATGCCGGGTATAAATGAAGACATGTTTTTAAGGGCAGCTTCTGTTGATTATTCAAAGGTTTCTGAAAGAAGCAAAAAATTGATTTCTTTTTTAAAAAACAAAGAAATTGTAAAAATAAAAACAAAATCAGGAACAAACATTGCATTGAATATAAAAAACAGGCAATTGCACGGTGATGCTGCCGGGCTTTACATTAAAAAAGGAACTTGGGGAAATATTCCTGAAGGAGAAGTCTCCTTGTCTCCGAATGAAGGGTCTGCAAACGGAATTTTCATTGTTGATGCCTCGATTTTGGGAAAAGTTGACAAGCCGGTAAGAATAACTGTTAAGAATGGATTTGCTGCAAAGATTGAAGGCGGGAAAACAGCATTAAAGCTGAAAAAAGAACTGGAAAAGATTAAAAACAAGAATGCTTATAATATCGCTGAACTCGGAATTGGAATGAATGACAAGGCGAAGATCATCGGCAATGTTTTAGAAGATGAAAAGGTGCTTGGGACTGCCCATATAGCGCTGGGCAATAATGCCTCATATGGCGGCAAAGTGAATGTTCCGCTGCATTTAGACGGGATTTTCAAAAAGCCAACAATAAGCGTTGATGGAAAAATCATGATGAAAAATGGCAAATTACTTATATAG
- a CDS encoding tRNA-binding protein — MATFEDFQRLDIRVGRIVEIEDFPEARKPSYKLKIDLGEEIGIKKSCAQLVKNYSKDNLKNRLVMCVVNFSPRQIGPAASEVLTLGVPGEDGECVLIEPERDVPIGGKLY, encoded by the coding sequence GTGGCAACATTTGAAGATTTTCAGAGGTTAGATATACGGGTTGGCAGGATTGTAGAGATAGAAGATTTTCCAGAAGCAAGAAAGCCCTCCTACAAATTAAAGATTGATTTAGGAGAAGAAATCGGGATAAAGAAATCTTGCGCTCAACTTGTGAAGAATTATTCTAAAGACAATCTGAAAAATAGATTAGTTATGTGTGTAGTGAATTTTTCACCAAGACAAATCGGACCTGCAGCATCTGAAGTTTTAACTTTAGGAGTTCCTGGCGAGGATGGAGAGTGTGTTTTAATTGAGCCAGAACGAGATGTTCCAATTGGCGGAAAATTGTATTAG
- a CDS encoding HTH domain-containing protein — protein MKIKNITVDVKPLKAVLKEAAEAMSEARKGKSIKMRKGLSFGSVESFREFFTPRRIELLQVIRHKHPKSIYELAKLTNRDIKSTVVDIKILEKYGLIDAKKVHAEGGVGYKVMPVFDYDKLTVDIAV, from the coding sequence ATGAAAATCAAGAACATAACAGTCGATGTAAAGCCGCTTAAGGCTGTTCTGAAGGAAGCGGCTGAAGCTATGAGCGAAGCTAGAAAAGGAAAGAGCATAAAGATGAGAAAAGGGCTTAGTTTTGGCAGCGTGGAATCCTTCAGGGAATTTTTTACTCCAAGGAGAATCGAACTGCTGCAGGTTATAAGGCACAAGCATCCGAAATCAATCTATGAATTGGCTAAATTAACCAACAGGGACATCAAGAGCACAGTAGTTGATATTAAGATTCTTGAAAAGTATGGCCTGATAGATGCGAAAAAGGTGCATGCTGAAGGCGGTGTAGGGTACAAGGTGATGCCTGTTTTCGATTATGACAAGCTGACAGTTGACATTGCTGTGTGA
- a CDS encoding winged helix-turn-helix transcriptional regulator — protein sequence MRELDQNEVKIVRELIKNTRISDNKIAKKTNVPVMTVNRKRKKLEKEGLLKYFTSLDTGEHGTGMFKAKQLYIIKFKLGITRQQYMESVEYDKKWMGFNADYISLSYLGEKDGHLALILILDAEIESELVDEFNNRIIMHIKEKLGENAIIEVITTRVTDTIRRHHNYLPSINMENGIMKKEWCDEWIFVDKSKTWNNSKK from the coding sequence ATGAGAGAATTAGACCAAAACGAAGTAAAAATTGTGAGAGAACTCATAAAAAATACGAGAATAAGCGACAACAAGATTGCAAAGAAGACAAATGTGCCTGTTATGACTGTGAACAGGAAAAGGAAAAAATTAGAAAAAGAGGGGTTGCTAAAATATTTCACGAGCCTAGACACAGGTGAGCATGGAACTGGAATGTTCAAGGCAAAGCAGCTTTATATCATTAAATTTAAGTTGGGTATAACGAGGCAGCAATATATGGAAAGCGTCGAATACGACAAAAAATGGATGGGTTTTAATGCAGATTATATCTCTCTGTCTTATTTGGGTGAGAAAGACGGCCATTTAGCTTTAATTCTTATTTTAGATGCTGAGATCGAGAGTGAGTTGGTAGATGAATTCAATAACAGAATAATCATGCACATCAAGGAGAAGCTCGGAGAAAATGCCATAATAGAGGTAATAACAACAAGGGTAACTGATACAATAAGAAGGCATCATAATTACTTGCCTTCGATCAATATGGAAAATGGCATAATGAAGAAAGAATGGTGTGATGAGTGGATATTTGTGGATAAGTCAAAGACATGGAATAACAGTAAGAAATAA
- the tadA gene encoding Flp pilus assembly complex ATPase component TadA yields MEKLIPDTSVIIEGLVSQKLNKGEIKPETIIIHEAVVAELEHQANQNKAMGFLGIEELQKIKELTGKLGFKLEFAGKKPSAAEIKYASLGEIDAMIRDLAYEADGTLFTADKIQARIAETKSIKTIYVKVEQLIKKLRLESYFDETTMSAHLRENVLPFAKKGMPGNWQFMAIGEKLLTRDDIQDISREIIEEAGIRKDSFIEIERPGSTIVQLGLFRIVVTKPPFSDGWEITAVKPVKKLNLDDYKMSDKLKQRVAEQAEGILIAGAPGMGKSTFAMALAEYYASQNKIIKTVEAPRDLILPDNITQYAISHGDAQEIHDILLLSRPDYTIFDEMRNTGDFQLFADLRLAGVGMAGVVHATNPIDAIQRFVGRIELGVIPQIIDTVIFIKNGFINKVLSLQMVVKVPSGMTEADLSRPVVVVTDFETKKLEYELYSYGEETVVVPVRVQARSATHELAARTIMQELRKYADDVEVDIVSEGKCIVRVPENNIARIIGKEGKTISEIEKRLGISIDVQELGAKKETSNAAENAEKRQLQYDVRIKKNMVVFYLDIRMQNNDVDVYVGDDFLLTAKVGKTGIIKIKKDNKIGQIIINAINGGEKVKLVS; encoded by the coding sequence ATTGAAAAACTAATTCCTGATACATCTGTGATAATTGAAGGATTAGTTTCTCAGAAATTAAACAAAGGCGAAATAAAGCCTGAGACGATCATAATCCATGAAGCTGTTGTTGCAGAGCTTGAGCATCAGGCAAACCAGAACAAGGCAATGGGTTTCTTGGGAATTGAAGAGCTTCAGAAGATAAAGGAATTAACTGGAAAATTGGGCTTCAAGCTTGAGTTTGCAGGAAAGAAGCCAAGCGCAGCAGAGATAAAATACGCCTCTTTGGGCGAAATAGATGCAATGATACGCGATCTTGCCTATGAAGCTGACGGCACATTGTTCACAGCAGACAAGATACAGGCAAGGATTGCTGAAACAAAGAGCATAAAGACAATTTATGTAAAAGTCGAGCAGCTGATCAAAAAATTAAGGCTTGAAAGCTATTTTGATGAAACAACAATGTCTGCCCATTTGAGGGAGAATGTGCTGCCTTTTGCTAAAAAGGGAATGCCCGGAAACTGGCAGTTTATGGCAATAGGCGAAAAACTTTTGACAAGGGATGACATTCAGGATATAAGCAGGGAAATAATAGAGGAAGCAGGAATAAGGAAAGACAGCTTCATTGAGATTGAAAGGCCAGGAAGCACAATTGTGCAGCTTGGGTTGTTCAGGATAGTTGTTACAAAGCCGCCATTCTCAGACGGGTGGGAGATAACTGCTGTAAAGCCTGTCAAAAAGCTGAATCTTGATGATTATAAAATGAGCGACAAGCTGAAGCAGAGGGTTGCTGAGCAGGCAGAGGGCATTTTAATTGCCGGAGCCCCAGGAATGGGAAAATCAACATTTGCAATGGCTCTTGCAGAATATTACGCATCCCAGAACAAGATAATAAAAACCGTTGAAGCTCCGCGAGACCTTATTCTGCCGGACAATATAACGCAGTATGCGATCTCGCACGGAGATGCCCAGGAAATACATGACATTCTTTTACTGTCGAGGCCTGATTATACAATATTTGATGAGATGAGAAATACAGGAGATTTTCAATTATTCGCTGATTTAAGATTAGCAGGAGTTGGCATGGCAGGGGTTGTTCATGCTACCAATCCGATAGATGCAATACAGAGATTTGTCGGAAGAATTGAATTGGGAGTTATTCCGCAGATAATTGACACTGTTATTTTCATTAAAAACGGCTTCATAAACAAAGTTTTAAGCCTGCAGATGGTTGTCAAGGTTCCTTCAGGGATGACTGAAGCTGACCTGTCAAGGCCTGTTGTTGTTGTGACTGACTTTGAAACCAAAAAGCTGGAATACGAGCTTTACAGCTATGGAGAGGAAACTGTTGTTGTTCCTGTCCGCGTCCAGGCAAGATCTGCAACTCATGAGCTTGCTGCAAGGACAATAATGCAGGAATTAAGGAAATACGCAGATGATGTTGAAGTGGATATTGTCAGTGAGGGCAAGTGCATTGTCAGAGTTCCTGAGAATAATATTGCAAGGATAATCGGCAAGGAAGGAAAGACTATTTCTGAAATTGAGAAAAGGCTCGGGATCAGCATTGATGTGCAGGAATTGGGGGCTAAAAAAGAAACAAGCAATGCAGCGGAGAACGCAGAGAAGCGCCAACTGCAGTACGATGTAAGGATAAAAAAGAATATGGTTGTTTTCTACCTTGATATCAGGATGCAGAACAATGATGTGGATGTTTATGTCGGCGATGATTTCTTATTGACTGCAAAAGTTGGAAAAACAGGGATTATAAAGATAAAGAAAGACAACAAGATAGGGCAGATCATAATAAACGCCATCAATGGCGGGGAGAAAGTCAAACTAGTATCTTAG
- a CDS encoding nitroreductase → MKGVIKAIKGRRAVRKYKNKEIPENIINEIIEAGRYAPSAMNRQPWNFIVITNKKLIKELSDAMTKKLLNISTRIKERMKTMEDPVFYSAPLLVFVLSEEGNEWAYADCGICSQNMMLAAYSLGIASCFIGMAKHIEGENILKKLNIPDGYKMINAVVFGYADEKPDLKERKKDNIMRIK, encoded by the coding sequence ATGAAGGGTGTAATCAAAGCAATCAAAGGAAGAAGGGCTGTAAGGAAGTACAAGAATAAAGAAATCCCCGAAAATATAATAAATGAAATAATCGAGGCAGGCCGCTATGCCCCTTCTGCAATGAACAGGCAGCCATGGAATTTTATTGTCATAACAAACAAAAAACTCATCAAAGAGCTTTCAGATGCCATGACAAAAAAGCTCCTTAATATCTCAACCAGAATAAAAGAAAGAATGAAGACAATGGAAGACCCTGTTTTTTATTCTGCTCCGCTTCTTGTATTTGTACTGAGCGAAGAAGGCAATGAATGGGCCTATGCAGACTGCGGCATATGCAGCCAGAACATGATGCTTGCTGCTTATTCTCTTGGGATTGCGAGCTGCTTCATAGGAATGGCGAAGCATATTGAAGGTGAGAATATCCTGAAGAAATTGAACATTCCTGATGGCTATAAGATGATCAACGCAGTTGTCTTCGGCTATGCAGATGAGAAGCCGGATCTGAAGGAAAGGAAAAAAGATAATATTATGCGGATAAAGTAA
- a CDS encoding MBL fold metallo-hydrolase, with translation MLNLDGIKIEWLGQSGFKITDGDTIYIDPFNANAAEKADIILITHEHYDHCSVKDIQKLVKQDTTIVTVADCQSKLSSVVSGIKGVKIVRPGAKLMIGNISIEAVPAYNINKQFHPKANDWVGFIVTIKGKRIYHAGDTDLIPEMKNITNIDVALLPVSGTYAMTADEAAKAAEIIKPKTAVPMHYGAVVGSAKDAERFKELYKGDVRIL, from the coding sequence ATGCTGAATTTAGATGGCATAAAGATTGAATGGCTGGGGCAGAGCGGATTTAAAATAACTGACGGCGACACAATCTATATTGATCCTTTTAATGCGAATGCAGCTGAAAAAGCAGACATAATTTTGATAACGCATGAGCACTACGATCATTGCTCTGTGAAAGATATACAAAAATTGGTAAAGCAGGATACAACAATAGTTACAGTTGCAGACTGCCAGTCAAAATTATCCTCTGTTGTTTCCGGAATTAAAGGCGTGAAGATTGTGAGGCCCGGAGCAAAGCTGATGATTGGCAACATTTCAATTGAGGCTGTGCCTGCTTACAACATCAATAAACAATTCCATCCTAAAGCAAATGATTGGGTTGGGTTCATTGTAACAATTAAAGGAAAAAGAATTTATCATGCTGGCGATACTGACCTGATTCCTGAGATGAAAAACATAACAAATATTGACGTTGCATTATTGCCTGTTTCCGGGACTTATGCAATGACAGCGGATGAAGCTGCAAAGGCAGCTGAGATCATCAAGCCAAAGACCGCAGTGCCAATGCATTACGGAGCAGTTGTCGGATCAGCCAAAGATGCAGAAAGATTTAAGGAATTGTATAAAGGGGATGTGAGAATTTTATAA